A window of the Schlesneria paludicola DSM 18645 genome harbors these coding sequences:
- a CDS encoding carbohydrate porin, whose translation MPCLTSFTLDVSKTFGSAAAILSSLFAASSLLAQDSAPVPPLTGNGTSAVVSADGAELPAPIFAPQPAPAPSPYAGSLWERPFLLGDVGGWRDEAASDGFTFNVSTTQFYQGVASGGIQRNFAYSGRNDYLVNIDGEKAGLWKGLFITMHGETRYGETINASTGAIMPANVGMLFPTTSGSSTALTGVKITQALSEEFVVFGGKINTLDGLTQTYAGGRGVDAFMNMGLAFPLVAARTVPYSSLGAGFAVLHEMQPVFSFMVLDTKNSPTTTGFEDFLQNGVTMLSQLQVPVTLMGRPGHQGITGTYSTGTYSDLTPTAYFDPNVGPVITTGTTSGSWCVFYSADQALYVDPCNPKRSWGLFTNIGLADNGPSPIRWSANIGLGGSSPIVSRPLDTFGIGYSYVGYSGPVKDLAPVLLPIRDDRAVELYYNYAVTPWFRLTPDLQILVPAREQTLPPGAQSINTAIVVGMRAKIDF comes from the coding sequence ATGCCTTGTTTGACGTCATTTACATTGGACGTGTCGAAGACGTTTGGCAGTGCAGCCGCGATTCTCAGTTCCCTGTTCGCTGCGTCATCGCTGCTGGCTCAGGATTCCGCCCCCGTTCCTCCGTTGACCGGAAACGGAACATCCGCAGTGGTCTCGGCGGATGGAGCGGAGTTGCCCGCACCGATCTTCGCGCCGCAACCTGCCCCTGCCCCTTCGCCGTATGCCGGGTCGCTCTGGGAGCGTCCGTTTCTGTTGGGTGACGTGGGAGGATGGCGAGACGAAGCGGCGTCAGATGGGTTCACGTTCAATGTCAGCACGACGCAGTTCTATCAGGGCGTCGCGAGCGGCGGCATTCAACGAAACTTTGCCTACTCGGGACGCAATGACTATCTCGTGAATATTGACGGTGAGAAGGCCGGGCTCTGGAAGGGCCTCTTCATCACCATGCACGGCGAAACGCGATACGGCGAGACCATAAACGCGTCGACAGGGGCGATCATGCCCGCCAACGTGGGGATGTTGTTTCCGACGACGAGTGGTTCGTCCACAGCACTAACCGGGGTCAAAATCACTCAGGCACTGTCCGAGGAGTTTGTCGTCTTCGGCGGCAAGATCAATACCCTCGACGGATTGACGCAGACCTACGCGGGTGGCCGAGGCGTCGACGCGTTTATGAATATGGGGCTCGCATTTCCTCTCGTCGCCGCACGCACTGTTCCGTATTCATCCCTCGGTGCTGGGTTTGCCGTCTTGCATGAGATGCAGCCAGTGTTTTCGTTCATGGTGCTCGATACGAAGAATTCACCGACGACAACGGGGTTTGAGGATTTTCTTCAGAACGGCGTGACGATGCTCAGCCAGTTGCAGGTTCCCGTGACGCTGATGGGACGTCCCGGACATCAAGGGATCACGGGAACCTACAGCACAGGTACCTATAGCGATCTGACACCCACTGCCTATTTCGATCCGAACGTGGGGCCCGTCATTACAACGGGTACAACGAGCGGATCATGGTGTGTCTTTTATTCGGCCGATCAAGCGCTGTACGTCGACCCATGCAATCCAAAACGATCCTGGGGGCTTTTCACAAACATTGGCCTGGCCGACAATGGTCCCAGCCCGATTCGATGGTCAGCCAACATTGGACTTGGTGGCAGCAGCCCGATCGTTTCACGCCCGCTGGATACGTTTGGCATCGGTTACTCGTATGTGGGATATTCAGGTCCTGTGAAAGATCTGGCACCGGTACTGCTTCCGATCCGCGACGATCGTGCCGTGGAACTCTATTACAACTACGCTGTGACGCCGTGGTTCCGGTTGACACCCGATTTGCAGATCCTGGTTCCGGCTCGCGAACAGACACTGCCACCCGGGGCTCAATCGATCAATACAGCGATCGTCGTGGGCATGCGGGCGAAGATCGATTTCTAG
- a CDS encoding DUF1559 domain-containing protein, with product MFLKNFGSESPFRSTYQITARHTLAANASRRIRRNIGFTLIELLVVIAIIAVLIALLLPAVQQAREAARRTQCKNNLKQIALGIHNYHDAFGYFPIGHHYIGGFDGNLTDNNGGSGFGWGWAILPFVDQGNLFNQFNPSQQAAETAPTTPGGTVSNVVLCQTVIPIISCPSDVKPAQGHDVPNTTNLDDGAIPKNATSSYQGSAASFDGWSGDNAGVGADLRQWNGVFGRSNSGARRIHEVTDGTSNTFLVNETKFKMDSTGENRSRWYAAIDGTPGAAQGATGATNALMDDGQWAMNWTAAQGNPQPHRTAGSSHIGGAHFAISDGSVRFVSEQINHTSRAFVSTDPFDSTNGGVGFGLYQRLFAISDGWTVSEF from the coding sequence ATGTTTCTGAAGAATTTTGGGTCAGAATCCCCATTCCGCTCGACGTACCAAATCACGGCTCGACACACCTTGGCAGCGAATGCAAGTCGTCGCATTCGTCGAAACATCGGCTTTACGCTGATCGAGCTATTAGTCGTCATCGCAATTATTGCCGTGCTGATTGCCTTGTTACTACCAGCCGTCCAACAGGCCCGCGAAGCGGCACGAAGGACTCAATGTAAGAACAATCTGAAGCAGATCGCTCTCGGGATTCACAACTATCATGACGCCTTCGGATACTTCCCGATTGGCCACCATTACATTGGTGGCTTCGACGGAAACTTGACTGACAATAACGGCGGTTCGGGATTTGGCTGGGGCTGGGCAATCCTTCCCTTTGTTGATCAAGGAAACCTGTTCAATCAATTCAACCCGTCACAGCAGGCCGCAGAGACAGCTCCGACCACTCCCGGAGGAACAGTCTCAAATGTTGTGCTCTGCCAGACGGTCATTCCGATCATCAGTTGCCCTTCCGACGTGAAGCCAGCCCAAGGGCATGATGTTCCAAACACCACGAACCTGGATGATGGGGCAATCCCCAAGAACGCGACCAGCAGTTATCAAGGAAGTGCGGCGTCATTTGACGGCTGGTCCGGCGACAATGCCGGTGTCGGAGCGGATCTTCGACAATGGAATGGTGTGTTCGGGCGTTCCAATAGCGGTGCACGACGGATTCATGAAGTGACCGATGGAACCTCGAATACCTTTCTGGTGAATGAAACGAAATTCAAAATGGACTCGACCGGCGAGAATCGTTCTCGCTGGTATGCCGCCATTGATGGAACCCCCGGCGCGGCTCAAGGAGCGACCGGCGCGACGAACGCCCTGATGGATGACGGACAATGGGCCATGAATTGGACGGCGGCTCAAGGAAATCCGCAGCCGCATCGAACCGCAGGAAGTTCACACATCGGTGGTGCTCACTTCGCGATCAGCGATGGATCGGTTCGATTTGTCAGCGAGCAGATCAATCATACATCAAGGGCCTTTGTCTCGACCGATCCATTTGATTCAACGAACGGCGGCGTGGGCTTTGGCCTCTATCAACGACTGTTTGCGATCTCAGATGGTTGGACCGTCAGTGAGTTCTAG
- a CDS encoding peroxiredoxin: MDDTSLRVLVLAQLASTLYLVGIIWFVQIVYAPALADFGNSDISTDQRRSTRRIRWVVAPPMFIEGTSAVLLLWYHPEGMASWSLWAGAILLAVIWWSTALIQAPYHTILLRGFDPRTHQRLVATNWIRTCCWSVRGVIVIGIAWNSLVLCEGQTNMAKLKVGDAAPAFSATTSEGQRVSLSDYLGQRGLVLFFYPKDGTSVCTKEACAFRDSYAKFRDAGVEVIGVSSDSDESHRTFATQNKLSFPLISDADGALQKAFGVTKTLGFVPGRVTYVIDKHGIVRLIYSALLASDEHVRQALAAMGQESPQ; the protein is encoded by the coding sequence ATGGACGATACATCGCTACGCGTCTTGGTCCTGGCTCAACTGGCGTCCACCCTCTATCTGGTGGGCATAATCTGGTTTGTCCAAATCGTGTATGCCCCAGCCCTCGCCGATTTCGGCAACTCGGACATTTCGACAGACCAACGACGTTCGACGCGGCGAATCAGATGGGTCGTTGCCCCGCCGATGTTCATCGAAGGCACCTCGGCAGTCTTGCTCTTGTGGTATCATCCCGAGGGAATGGCATCCTGGTCGCTTTGGGCCGGAGCCATCCTGCTGGCCGTGATCTGGTGGTCAACCGCCCTGATCCAGGCTCCCTACCACACAATCCTGTTGCGGGGATTCGACCCCAGAACTCATCAGCGACTTGTCGCGACGAACTGGATTCGCACCTGCTGCTGGAGCGTGCGAGGCGTCATCGTCATCGGGATCGCGTGGAACTCACTGGTACTTTGCGAAGGACAGACGAACATGGCCAAACTTAAAGTCGGTGACGCGGCGCCCGCATTTTCCGCAACAACATCCGAGGGACAGCGCGTGAGTCTGTCCGATTATCTGGGACAGCGCGGTCTCGTCCTGTTCTTCTATCCCAAGGATGGAACATCCGTCTGTACGAAAGAAGCCTGTGCCTTTCGTGATTCGTATGCCAAGTTCCGCGATGCCGGTGTTGAGGTCATCGGCGTCAGCAGTGATTCGGATGAAAGCCATCGCACATTCGCCACACAGAACAAGCTGTCGTTTCCCTTAATCAGCGATGCCGATGGCGCGCTTCAAAAAGCGTTTGGCGTCACGAAGACCTTGGGATTCGTGCCTGGACGCGTCACTTACGTCATCGACAAGCACGGCATCGTACGCCTTATCTACTCGGCGCTGTTGGCGTCTGACGAGCATGTCCGTCAAGCACTCGCGGCCATGGGTCAGGAATCGCCTCAATAG
- a CDS encoding carboxypeptidase-like regulatory domain-containing protein, whose protein sequence is MTCSGCWNRGPKIATVRGTVTLDSVPLPYAAVVFNPSNGRPAGATTDENGKFSLNFTEGRQGALLGTHRVIITTRRDPWKDKNGKPQPGSGEKLPAIYHSQSTLTFTVEAGKDNIANFDLKSSEKPAGS, encoded by the coding sequence ATGACATGTTCCGGTTGCTGGAATAGGGGACCGAAAATCGCCACGGTTCGCGGCACCGTCACCTTGGATAGCGTTCCGTTGCCCTATGCGGCCGTGGTCTTCAACCCTTCGAATGGCCGACCGGCGGGCGCCACGACGGACGAAAATGGCAAATTCTCGCTGAACTTTACCGAGGGTCGTCAGGGGGCGTTGCTGGGAACGCACCGCGTGATCATCACGACGCGCCGCGATCCCTGGAAAGACAAGAATGGAAAACCCCAGCCAGGATCAGGCGAGAAACTCCCGGCGATCTACCACTCGCAATCGACTCTGACCTTTACTGTCGAAGCGGGCAAAGACAACATTGCCAACTTCGATTTGAAGTCTTCTGAGAAACCAGCAGGATCTTAG
- a CDS encoding sulfatase family protein → MTRKNSSPVKAVVLLMLTCVSAGLVNAAETSRRPNIVLVFADDWGRHTSAYAKLDGAGTVNDVVRTPNFDRVAAEGVLFRSAFVSAPSCTPSRSALISGRHFWGTGRGSILRGEWDGTNPAFPLLLRDAGYHIGKTYKVWTPGNPPDAPFGGRQYAFEESGRRFNNFSENVTKLVADGKNVGDAKEELYTEVRGNFDSFLAGRKPDQPFCYWFGPTNVHRKWAKGSGKAFWGIDPDGLQGKLPPFLPDVPEVREDLADYFGEVAALDAALGLIVRKLEQIGELDNTLLVISGDHGAGGFPHGKCNLYDFGTRVSLAIRWGGARGGRVVDDLTSLTDLAPTFLELGGVAIPEGTTGRSLVPILTSNQSGQVDPQRTAVFTGRERHVESARAGYLPYPQRAVRTSDFLYIINFRPDRWPLGDPYRLESDKPPSVSEITEDTRVTLADEDAGPMKAWLVSQRHDPRWKTHFEWVYGKRPREELYDLRSDPHQVKNVADEANYAQTRAKLEAQLLDELRRTHDPRLVDDGKYYETPPLAGAPSNPADR, encoded by the coding sequence ATGACCAGAAAGAACTCAAGCCCAGTCAAAGCCGTCGTGCTGCTGATGCTGACCTGTGTTTCGGCCGGTTTGGTGAATGCGGCCGAAACATCTCGTCGCCCGAACATTGTCTTGGTCTTCGCCGACGACTGGGGAAGGCATACGAGTGCCTACGCCAAGCTTGACGGAGCCGGAACGGTCAACGATGTCGTGCGTACCCCGAATTTCGACCGCGTGGCTGCAGAAGGGGTGCTGTTCCGCAGCGCGTTCGTTTCTGCCCCCAGTTGCACCCCCAGCCGCAGCGCTCTGATTTCCGGGCGTCATTTCTGGGGGACCGGACGAGGCTCGATTTTGCGTGGCGAGTGGGACGGAACCAATCCTGCATTTCCACTCTTGCTGCGCGATGCCGGCTATCACATCGGAAAAACGTACAAAGTCTGGACCCCAGGCAATCCGCCGGACGCACCATTCGGAGGTCGCCAATACGCCTTCGAAGAATCGGGGCGACGGTTCAATAACTTTTCAGAGAACGTGACAAAGCTGGTGGCCGACGGAAAAAACGTCGGCGACGCGAAAGAGGAGCTCTACACGGAAGTCCGCGGGAACTTTGATTCCTTTCTGGCGGGCCGCAAGCCGGACCAACCATTTTGCTACTGGTTCGGCCCCACCAACGTCCATCGCAAATGGGCCAAGGGCTCCGGTAAGGCGTTTTGGGGAATCGATCCGGACGGACTTCAAGGAAAGCTCCCGCCGTTTCTGCCTGACGTTCCGGAAGTTCGCGAGGATCTGGCGGACTACTTCGGCGAAGTTGCGGCACTCGACGCCGCGCTGGGACTGATTGTCCGGAAGCTCGAACAGATCGGTGAGTTGGATAACACGCTGCTGGTGATCAGCGGTGACCATGGAGCAGGCGGCTTTCCGCACGGAAAATGCAACCTGTACGACTTCGGGACCAGAGTTTCATTGGCGATTCGCTGGGGCGGTGCACGTGGCGGGCGAGTTGTCGACGATCTCACCAGCCTAACCGATCTGGCACCGACGTTTCTCGAACTTGGCGGCGTTGCCATTCCCGAAGGAACGACGGGCCGCAGCCTGGTCCCGATCTTGACGTCGAATCAGTCGGGTCAAGTCGATCCGCAACGGACTGCCGTTTTCACGGGACGCGAACGGCACGTCGAAAGTGCCCGTGCGGGTTATCTTCCCTATCCACAGCGCGCCGTGCGCACGTCAGACTTTCTGTACATCATCAACTTCCGCCCGGACCGCTGGCCTCTGGGAGACCCGTATCGCCTCGAGAGCGACAAACCACCAAGCGTCAGCGAGATCACCGAGGACACCCGCGTGACTCTGGCGGATGAAGATGCAGGTCCAATGAAGGCCTGGCTCGTCAGCCAGCGTCACGATCCACGTTGGAAGACTCATTTTGAATGGGTTTATGGCAAACGCCCCCGCGAAGAACTCTATGATCTGAGAAGCGACCCACATCAGGTCAAGAATGTTGCAGATGAAGCCAACTATGCTCAAACACGCGCGAAGCTCGAGGCTCAGTTGCTCGATGAATTGCGACGAACACACGATCCACGACTTGTCGACGACGGAAAGTACTACGAGACACCGCCCCTGGCCGGCGCCCCCAGCAATCCAGCAGACCGCTAA
- a CDS encoding sulfatase family protein gives MTRLLTLLTLILGSSVEAADTTSRPNILFVIFDDWGGSRHSSIAGCNWIKTPHFDRVAREGVLFSNAFTSNPKCSPCRASILTGRNTWQLREAVSHNGRFPSGFETYPDLLEQAGYAIGFTGKGWGPGDFQTSGRTRNPVGPSFDKATLVAPTTGIHNKDYATNLANFLKQRPQDKPFSFWIGFHEPHRNYEWNSGVKSGKTLESVVVPEYLPDTEIVRRDLLDYALEVEWGDAQLGKSLSVLEAAGELENTVIVVTSDHGMPFPYVKGQIHDDAFHLPLAIRWGAGIPAGRVVEDFVNVRDFAPTFLELAGLAPHKQMTGRSLAKILRSKESGWVENRDVMLIGKERHDIGRVHDQGYPVRAIRTKDYLYVHNFHPERWPAGDPETDFGNVDGSPTKEAIKALGGYYFDLSLGKRLPDELYRLSDDPDCVHNLANELAFHETLQALRNQMVQLLQSEEDPRVLGTFQDFDRYQYVGARGKGYETWLRRQEETVLKSLQDKLDNRSSADRPPQPAAAK, from the coding sequence ATGACGAGACTTCTAACTCTGCTGACTCTGATTTTGGGCAGTTCCGTTGAGGCCGCCGACACCACTTCTCGCCCGAACATCCTGTTCGTCATCTTTGATGACTGGGGTGGAAGTCGGCATTCCAGCATCGCAGGATGCAACTGGATCAAAACTCCGCACTTCGACCGTGTCGCCCGGGAAGGGGTTCTCTTTTCAAATGCGTTCACATCCAATCCGAAATGCAGCCCTTGCCGAGCCAGCATTCTGACGGGACGGAATACCTGGCAACTTCGCGAAGCCGTTTCGCACAATGGGCGTTTTCCTTCAGGCTTCGAGACTTATCCCGATCTGCTCGAACAGGCGGGCTATGCGATCGGGTTTACAGGGAAAGGTTGGGGCCCAGGCGATTTCCAGACGAGTGGCCGTACTCGCAATCCGGTCGGCCCATCGTTCGACAAGGCCACCCTGGTTGCCCCCACGACGGGAATTCATAACAAAGACTACGCGACGAACCTCGCGAACTTTTTGAAGCAGAGGCCGCAAGACAAACCCTTTTCGTTCTGGATCGGCTTTCACGAACCGCACCGCAACTACGAATGGAATTCCGGTGTGAAATCGGGAAAAACGCTGGAGTCCGTGGTCGTTCCCGAATACCTGCCGGATACCGAAATCGTTCGTCGCGACCTGCTCGACTATGCTTTGGAAGTCGAGTGGGGCGATGCCCAATTGGGTAAGTCGCTTAGTGTCTTGGAAGCCGCGGGGGAACTCGAAAATACCGTGATTGTCGTCACGTCCGACCATGGCATGCCATTCCCCTACGTGAAAGGCCAGATTCATGACGATGCATTCCACCTTCCGCTTGCCATCCGCTGGGGAGCCGGGATTCCCGCAGGTCGTGTCGTCGAAGACTTTGTGAATGTCCGAGACTTTGCACCAACCTTCCTGGAGTTGGCGGGGCTCGCGCCACACAAGCAAATGACTGGACGAAGCTTGGCGAAGATCCTCCGCTCCAAAGAGTCAGGTTGGGTCGAAAACCGAGATGTCATGCTGATCGGCAAGGAACGTCACGACATCGGCCGAGTTCACGATCAAGGGTATCCCGTCCGTGCAATCCGCACGAAGGACTATCTGTACGTACATAATTTTCACCCCGAACGATGGCCAGCCGGAGACCCCGAAACCGATTTCGGAAATGTCGACGGCAGTCCGACGAAAGAAGCCATCAAAGCATTGGGCGGGTATTACTTTGACCTGTCGCTCGGGAAGCGTTTGCCAGATGAGCTGTATCGACTCTCCGACGATCCCGACTGCGTGCATAATCTCGCCAACGAGTTGGCCTTCCACGAGACCCTGCAAGCATTGCGAAATCAGATGGTGCAATTGCTTCAGAGCGAAGAAGATCCGCGCGTGCTGGGAACATTCCAGGACTTCGACCGATATCAATATGTCGGCGCTCGCGGCAAGGGGTACGAAACGTGGCTTCGTCGACAGGAAGAGACCGTACTGAAGTCATTGCAGGACAAACTCGACAACCGGTCTTCAGCGGATCGCCCCCCGCAACCGGCCGCTGCAAAGTGA
- a CDS encoding NAD(P)/FAD-dependent oxidoreductase: MMTDSEQSNHIRGEIAKRVAVVGAGISGLSCARILHEHGFNVTIFEKSRGSGGRTATRRADPDLEFDHGAQYFTVTDPLFEPLVQSWIERGIAAEWHGRIVEIDGSIVKVKPPLPKRYVGVPGMTAMARQLAHDVPIQLQSRIVQVIRDDRIWRIIDEGGRAYGPFDDLVVSLPSTQAADLLGEHPLAMEIRAIPMNPCWAVMVAFERPVNVNWDGAFVHQSPLAWVARNSSKPGRKPSPETWVLHANPEWSVTHLKSHQEDAARLLLDEFVSLTMTASTPIHLEAHRWMFSSTPLSLDRLVLFDENIGLVACGDWLAGGRVEGAFRSGNAAAARLLQHTATCH; encoded by the coding sequence ATGATGACGGATTCGGAACAGTCGAATCATATTCGAGGGGAAATTGCGAAACGCGTTGCGGTGGTCGGCGCGGGGATTTCTGGGTTGAGCTGTGCCAGAATTCTGCATGAGCATGGATTCAACGTGACCATCTTCGAAAAGAGCAGGGGATCGGGCGGACGCACAGCGACCCGCCGCGCCGACCCCGACCTCGAGTTCGACCACGGCGCCCAATATTTCACGGTAACTGACCCGCTTTTCGAACCGCTTGTCCAATCTTGGATCGAACGAGGAATCGCTGCCGAGTGGCACGGCCGGATCGTCGAAATTGATGGCTCGATCGTGAAAGTGAAGCCGCCGCTTCCCAAGCGATATGTCGGCGTGCCAGGCATGACCGCCATGGCGCGTCAGCTCGCGCACGATGTGCCCATTCAGCTCCAGTCCCGCATCGTACAAGTGATCCGAGACGATCGCATTTGGCGAATCATCGATGAAGGGGGAAGAGCGTATGGCCCATTCGACGATCTGGTCGTCTCGCTCCCCTCCACGCAGGCAGCCGATCTGCTCGGCGAGCACCCGCTCGCCATGGAAATTCGCGCGATTCCCATGAATCCCTGCTGGGCCGTGATGGTGGCTTTCGAGCGGCCCGTCAACGTCAACTGGGATGGTGCCTTCGTTCACCAATCACCGCTCGCCTGGGTCGCACGAAATAGTTCGAAGCCGGGCCGAAAGCCTTCGCCCGAAACCTGGGTTCTGCATGCAAATCCCGAATGGTCGGTCACGCACCTGAAATCGCATCAAGAGGATGCCGCCCGGCTCTTGCTTGATGAGTTTGTCTCGTTGACCATGACCGCTTCGACTCCGATTCATCTCGAAGCACATCGTTGGATGTTCAGTTCAACCCCGCTGTCACTAGATCGTTTGGTCTTGTTCGACGAGAATATAGGCTTGGTCGCCTGTGGCGATTGGTTGGCAGGTGGTCGGGTCGAAGGAGCGTTCCGTTCGGGGAATGCGGCTGCAGCGCGTCTGCTTCAGCATACGGCAACCTGTCATTGA
- the tuf gene encoding elongation factor Tu: MRNKQHLNVGTIGHIDHGKTTLTAAILAVQAFKGLAKEKAYGDIAKGGTVRDPTKVVTITTSHVEYETDTRHYAHIDCPGHADYIKNMITGAAQMDGGVLLISAADGPMPQTREHILLARQVGVPDLVVFINKVDLVDDPELIELVELETRDLLTKHGFDGATTTFVRGSARAALANPGHAEANRCIVQLLAALDQLPEPTRLVDRPFLMPVEGVFTITGRGTVVTGKIEQGRIQTGDKVEILGLGGLQDSVVTSIEAFNQVQPQASAGENVGLLLRGIKSTDVERGQVVAAPRSLTTHTKFKAEVYVLSSEEGGRHTPFFSGYSPQFFFRTADATGHAELGSDAQMAMPGDNVSLVVDLLKPVAIDTGSHFAIREGNRTVGSGVVTAILD; encoded by the coding sequence ATGAGGAACAAACAGCATCTGAATGTCGGCACCATCGGTCATATCGATCACGGCAAAACCACACTGACGGCTGCGATTCTTGCGGTCCAGGCGTTTAAAGGTCTTGCTAAGGAAAAGGCCTATGGTGACATCGCCAAGGGTGGAACGGTCCGCGACCCCACCAAAGTCGTCACCATCACCACCAGTCACGTCGAGTACGAGACCGACACGCGACACTACGCCCACATCGACTGCCCCGGCCATGCCGACTACATCAAGAACATGATTACCGGCGCAGCGCAGATGGATGGCGGAGTGCTGCTGATCTCGGCCGCGGATGGTCCGATGCCACAAACGCGAGAGCATATCCTGCTGGCGCGGCAAGTGGGCGTGCCCGATCTGGTCGTGTTCATCAATAAAGTTGACCTGGTTGACGATCCTGAACTGATTGAACTTGTCGAACTCGAAACACGAGATCTCCTGACAAAGCACGGTTTCGACGGAGCGACCACGACGTTCGTCCGAGGCAGCGCCCGTGCGGCTTTGGCCAACCCGGGTCACGCTGAAGCGAATCGTTGCATCGTCCAATTGCTGGCCGCACTTGACCAGCTTCCAGAACCGACACGGTTGGTTGATCGACCGTTTCTGATGCCGGTTGAAGGGGTCTTTACGATCACCGGACGCGGCACGGTGGTGACAGGCAAGATTGAACAGGGACGAATTCAAACAGGTGACAAGGTCGAGATCCTTGGTTTGGGGGGGCTTCAAGACAGCGTCGTGACGAGTATCGAAGCGTTCAACCAGGTGCAACCACAAGCATCGGCCGGCGAAAACGTCGGATTGCTGCTGCGTGGAATCAAAAGTACCGACGTCGAACGCGGACAAGTCGTCGCGGCGCCCCGTTCGTTGACAACCCACACCAAATTCAAGGCGGAAGTGTATGTGTTGAGTTCGGAGGAAGGAGGTCGGCATACGCCATTCTTCAGTGGATACTCGCCACAGTTCTTCTTCCGAACCGCTGACGCCACCGGTCACGCAGAACTTGGCAGCGATGCCCAGATGGCGATGCCCGGTGACAATGTCTCGCTGGTTGTTGACCTGTTGAAGCCGGTCGCGATCGACACGGGTTCGCACTTCGCAATCCGCGAAGGGAACCGAACTGTCGGGTCGGGTGTCGTCACGGCGATTCTTGACTGA
- a CDS encoding peroxiredoxin has translation MTVSVQGVAPDFNAKAVMPDGSFKDLKLSDYRGKYVVLFFYPLDFTFVCPTEIVAFSTKIEEFQRRNCEVIGASVDSEFSHLAWRKLAPKDGGIGDIRYPIVADLTKSISQDYGVLLPGGIALRGLFLIDREGIVRYQVVNDLPLGRSVDETLRMVDALKFYEEHGELCPANWKPGAASIDPAGDKPQAFFAKEYSDTKSKH, from the coding sequence ATGACAGTTTCAGTCCAAGGCGTCGCCCCTGATTTTAACGCCAAAGCCGTGATGCCTGATGGATCGTTCAAAGATTTGAAGCTTTCCGACTACCGCGGAAAGTACGTCGTCCTGTTTTTCTACCCACTCGATTTCACGTTCGTCTGCCCGACCGAAATCGTCGCGTTTTCCACCAAGATCGAAGAATTCCAACGACGCAATTGTGAAGTGATTGGCGCGTCCGTGGACAGTGAATTCTCGCACTTGGCGTGGCGAAAACTGGCTCCTAAAGACGGTGGGATTGGCGACATTCGCTACCCAATCGTGGCCGACTTGACCAAGTCAATTTCGCAAGATTACGGCGTCTTGCTGCCTGGCGGGATCGCCCTTCGCGGATTGTTCCTGATCGACCGCGAAGGCATCGTTCGCTATCAAGTCGTGAACGACCTGCCGCTGGGCCGTAGCGTCGATGAAACGTTGCGAATGGTCGACGCTCTGAAGTTCTACGAAGAGCACGGCGAACTGTGCCCAGCGAACTGGAAACCCGGTGCGGCCTCGATCGATCCCGCAGGCGACAAGCCTCAAGCCTTCTTCGCCAAAGAATACTCGGATACGAAATCCAAGCACTAA